The Curtobacterium sp. MCSS17_015 genomic sequence ACAGGATCCGCTCGTCGACCTCGTCGAGACGGGGCGGTGGAGCGTCGGGTCGGCGGACGATGCGGTCGGACACGGCTCCACCGTAACGCCGAGCGCCCGGGCCGGCAGGGGCACGACCGTCCCGCCGGTCACATCGCCAGGGTCATCCCCACGACGGCGACGGTCATGGCGAAGACCTCACCGCTGCGGACGGCACGTCGGTCCTCCCGTGCCCACTCGTACCGGAGCAGCCACCCGCTGAACGCGCAGTAGCCGATCACCCCGGCGCCGAGCACCGCGGTCAGGACGAGCGCGTGCGCGTGCACGGCACCGCCGACGAGTTCGGACGCGTGCCCCATGAACAGCATGCCGGCCATCACCACTGCGGAGAGTGCTCGGTGCACGTCCATCGGTTCGGCCCGACGGCCGTCCGCGCGCCGCCGCCGCCGCGCGACGGGCAGTGGCGCGAGGAACAACAGCAGGGCCGCGGCCAGGATCGTCCACGACGGACCGGCCTGCACGACCGGCATGAGCATCGCGACGAGCATGACCGCCGCGGGCACGATGACGCCCGGCCGCGGCCGGTACCGGTCGCCGACGATGCAGCAGACCGACGCGAACTGCGGCACGACGAGCATGGCGTCGGCGACGGTCGCGTGCACGGGAAGGGTCAGCTCTCGGTGCGGGCGGCGCGCTCCTGCTTCACGCGCACGTTCTCGGAGCGGACCGCCGCCTGGGTGGAGCGCTCGCGCACGAGCCACTCCGGCATCTCCTGCAGGAGCTGCTTGATCTGCTCGGTGGTCAGGACGTCGTCGACACCGGCACGGGCCAGACCCGAGATCGAGACGCCGAGGCGCGCGGCGACGACCGGACGCGGGTGCGGCCCGTCACGGCGGAGGTCCTGCAGCCACGTCGGGGGCTCGCTCTGCAGTTCGTCGAACGTCGTGCGAGCGATCGGGCCCGCACGGAACGACTCCGGCGTCGCCGAGAGGAGGATGCCGAGCTTCTTGGCAGCGGTCTCGGGCTTCATGGTCTGTTCCTGGGCCATGGTGACAAGGGTACGGCCCCTATGCTCGGGTGCATGACCGCGCTCTCCATCGCCTTCGTACCCGGGGTCTCCCCCGCCAAGTGGGTGCGGGTCTGGCGGGAGCGCCGACCGGACGTCGACCTGGTGCTGCTGCCCGTGGACGCCGACGGGGTCACGGCGGCGATCGAGGGCGACGCCGACATGGTCTTCGCCCGCATGCCGGTCCCGGATCGGGCCGACGGCGAGCAGTACCACGCCATCCCGCTGTGGACCGAGACGGCGGTCGTCGCGACGCCGAAGGACTCGCCGCTCGCCGACCTCGACGAGGTGACCGAGCCGGACCTCGCCGACGTCACGGTCCTCGACGCCGGCCCGGTCCCGCCCGACGTCGCCGCCGCGCTCGACCTGGTGGAGGCGAACGTCGGTGTCGTCGTCCTGCCGCAGTCCTTGTTCCGCGCCGCGAGCCGAAAGGACCTGGTGTCCCGACCGCTCGCCGGCTCCCCCGGCACCCGGGTTGCGCTGGTCTGGCGCGACGAGGACGCCTCGGAACTGACCGAGGAGTTCATCGGCGTCGTCCGCGGCCGGACCGCCAACAGCTCCCGGAACCAGACGGACGAGCCGGGAGGCACCGATCCCGCCGGTGCCGACCGCTCGCGTCCGTCGAAGAGCGGCGGCAAGGCCACGGCGGCGAACGCGAAGACCGTCGCCAAGCGGAGCGCGACGAAGGGCACCGGGGCGAAGAGCGGCGGTGGGAAGAACTCGACGGGACGCGGCCGGACACAGCGCGGCATGCAGGGCAAGCCGAAGCGCGGCTCGAAGGGCAACCGTTGACCGCGGGGACGGCGCCGGACGGCGACCACCCGGCGCCCGGCGTGCGCCTCGTGCCGATGCCCGAAGACCGGCTGCCCGCATGGCTCGACCGCTCCATGGCGGAGTACGTCGGGTCCCGCATGCGATCCGGCGAGAGCCGCGAGCAGGCCGAGGCGAACAAGCAGCGCTCCCTCGACACCTGGTTCCCGGGCGGTTCGCCCGCTGCGGGTCACCACGTGTGGGAGGTGACCACTCCGGACGGCACCGTCGTCGGTCACCTCTGGATCGGCCCGTTCACGGCCGGCAGCAGCGACTGGTGGGTCTTCGACGTCGAGATCGGCGCCGGACACCGTCGGCAGGGGTACGCCCGGCGCGCGCTCGAGCTCGCGCACCGAGTCGCCCGGGACGAGGGTGCGACGAGCATCGGTCTCAACGTCTTCGGGTACAACACCGGTGCCCGTGGTCTCTACGAGCAACTCGGGTACGAGGTCGCCTCGGTCCAGATGCGCCTGCCGCTCGACTGACCACCCCGCTGCACCGACGACGGCGGGCGTCGCTCCCCGTTCAGTCGGGCCAGACGCCGGAGCTCGCCCGGCGGTGGCTGCCGACCAGGTGCGTGTCGACGATGCCCAGCGCCTCCATCAACGCGTGCATGGTGGTCGGCCCCACGAACGCGAACCCGCGCTTCCGCAGGGCCTTCGACAGCGCGGTCGACCCGGGGCTGGTCGTCGGGACCTCGGCGGCGGTCCGGGGCCGAGGGGTGTCGTCCGGCCGGAAGGACCACACGAAGTCCGCCAGTCCGCCGTCGGCACGGAGGGCGATCGTGGCGTTCGCGTTGGTGATCGTCGCGGCGATCTTGGCGCGGTTCCGAACGATGCCCGCGTCCCCCAGCAGCCGGGCCACGTCGCGCTCCCCGAAGCCGGCGACCACGTCGGGGTCGAAGTCGGCGAACGCCGCACGGAACGCCGGACGTTTGGCCAGGATCGTGCGCCAGGAGAGCCCGGACTGGAACGCCTCGAGCGACAGCCGTTCGAAGACGCCCCGTTCGTCGCGGACGGGCATCCCCCACTCCGTGTCGTAGTACGCGCGGAGCATCGGGTCGGCCGATGCCCAGAACGGACGGGCGAGGCCGTCATCGCCGGTCACGAGATCGTCGGTCATCCCCCCATCCTGCCGTCGCCCCCTCCGCTGGACGCGACCCCGGCACGTGCTCGCAGCGGTACTCCGTTGCGCGACGCCGCCGGGGTCGCGTTCCGCGGGAGGGTCAGCCCTCCTCCGCGGCGGCGGGGTCCATCCACACGTACTCCCAGCGGTGGCCGTCGAGGTCGACGAAGCTCCGCTGGAACATGGTGCCGAGGTCCATCTCCGGCCGGTCCTCGGTGCCGCCGGCCCCGACCGCGGCGTCCACGATCCGGTGCACCTCGTCCTTGGTCTCGGCGCTGAGGGAGTTGATGACCTCGATCGTGTCCGGTCCGGCGATCGCCTTGTCGGTGAACTCGGAGAACTTCGCGTGCGTCAGGAGCATCACGGAGACGGTGTCGCTGATGACGATGCTCGAGGCGGTGTCGTCACTGAACACCGGGTTGAGCGGGTAGCCGAGCGCCCGGTAGAACGCGGTCGCCCGCTCCAGGTCGGACACCGGCAGGTTGATGAACACCATGGTCGACATGTGGGGTCCCTTCGTCGTGACCAACCTGGACCCCGGACCGCGCCGGCGCAACCGTTCCGTGGCGGAACCGACGTCCCCGCCCGAGGGACGACGGACGGGAGGCCCGGTACCAGCTGGTACCGGGCCTCCCGTCCGTCGTGGGTCGCCGGGGCGACCCACCTGTCTACGCCAGGTCGCGGCCTTCGCCGGCGGCGCGCTGGTGTGCCTCCGCCTCGGCCTGTCCGACGATGTCCTCGGCCGGCACCGGGGCGAGGCGGTCCCAGAGGAAGAACAGCAGGCCGCCCGCGAGCATCGCGAGTCCGACCCACAGGTTGATGTGGATGCCGCCGGTCTTCTCGGGGTCGGTGTCCCAGTGCACGATCCCGACGATCGTCGTGATGACGCCGTACAGGACGAACAGTCCGCCGAGGATGCGGCGCAGGTCGAGGCGGCGCGTGGACCGGACGAGTTCGGCCTTCTGCTCCTCGGTGAGGGTGGTGTCACTCATGAGGGTTCTCCTTCAGTGGACGTCGATCAGAGGAACGGCAGGTAGAGGGCGACACAGAGCACGAGCGCGACCGTGCCGAGCAGCGCCGGCGAGCGGTACCAGGCCGTGTCGGTGGCGACGGCCCCCGCGGTCATGTCGATCTTGCCGATGCCGTAGACCAGGCCGCCGAGCTCCGAGACGTCCTTGGGCTTGGTGAACATCGACACCGCGACGGCGACGACGATGACCGTCACGAACGAGATGATCGCGCCGTACATCGTCTCGGCCGTGGCGGTCGAGAACAGGTCCGGGTCCACCAGGTACGCGATCCAGGTGATGGTCGGCGTGATGATGCCGAGCACGTAGCCCCACAGTGCGCCCTGCGTGGTCATCCGCTTCCAGAGCAGACCGAGGATGAAGACGCCGAACAGCGGTGCGTTGAAGAACGAGAACAGCGTCTGCATGTAGGTCATGATGTTGCCGGCCTGGGCGGCGAGGAACGCCGTGCCGACGCCGACGACGACGCCCACGACGGTGACCCAGCGACCGGTCTTGAGGTAGTGCACGTCCGGCATGGCCGGCTTGATGTAGCGCTGCCAGATGTCGTAGGTGAACACCGTGTTGAAGCTCGACACGTTCGCGGCCATGCCGGCCATGAAGGACGCCAGGAGGCCCGTGACGGCGACACCGAGGACGCCGGTCGGCAGGTACATCTGGATGAGCTTCGGGATCGCGTCGTTGTAGGTCAGGGTCCCGTCGGCGAACTGGTTGCCCACGACGGCGGCGGCGATGAGGCCGGGAACGACGACGATGAACGGGATGAACAGCTTCGGGATCGCGGCGATGAGCGGGGTGCGCCGGGCAGCGGACATGTTCTTGGCCGAGAACGCACGCTGCACCTCGGTGAAGTTCGTCGTCCAGTAGCCGAACGAGAGCACGAAGCCGAGGCCGAGCACGATCGCGAGCCAGTTCGCCCCGATCGGGTTCGTCACGTCGCCGATGCCGGTGCCGGCCCAGGTCTGCAGGTGCTGCACGCCCTGGGTCTCCTTGATCGCCTCGGTGAGGCCGCTCCAGCCGCCGACCCGGTGGAGACCGACGATCGTCAGCGGGATGAGCCCGGCGAGGATCACGAAGAACTGCATGACCTCGTTGTAGATCGCGCTCGAGAGCCCGCCGAGGGTGATGTAGGCGAGCACGAAGCCGGCCGACACGATGATGGCGAGCCACTCCGGCCAGCCGAGCATCGCCTCGATGACGATCGCCATCGCGTAGAGGTTGATGCCCGCGATGAGGACGTTCGACACCGCGAACGCGATCGAGTTCACCAGGTGCGGGGCCTTGCCGAAGCGGCGGAGCATGAACTCCGGCACGCTGCGGACCTTCGAGCCGTAGTAGAAGGGCATCATCACGAGGCCGAGGAAGACCATCGCGGGCACGGCACCGATGAGGTAGTAGTGCAGCGTCGCCATGCCGATCTGGGCGCCGTTCGCGGCCATGCCGAGGATCTCGGTCGCGCCGAGGTTCGCGGACACGAACGCCAGGCCCGTGATCCACGCGGGCATGGACCTGCCCGAGAGGAAGAAGTCCATGCTCGTGCGGACCTGCCGCCGAGCCGTGAACCCGATCCAGATGACCACCCCGAAGTACACGAGGATCATCAAGTAGTCGACCCAGCCCAAGTCGAGCCGGATCCCGCTGTTCGCTGCCGCGAGAACCATTCACACTCTCCGTCGATGTGTTGCAGTCGACAACCGTGCCGACCCGGACGAAGACGTTACACGCGATGTGACCGTTCACATAGCCGCGGTATGCATCGTGCTCGCGCTCGGATCCCGACCCCTCGCTAGGCTCGGACCATGCGCATCCTCGTCCTCAACGGCCCGAACCTGGACATCCTCGGCCGTCGCGACCCGGAGCAGTACGGCACGGTGACGCTCGCCGAGATCGAGGCGATCGTCCACACCGAGGCCGCGGTGCACGAGCTCGAGGCCGACTTCCGACAGAGCAACCGCGAGGGCGAGCTCGTCGAGTGGCTGCACGAGGCGCTCGACGACTTCGCGGGCGTCGTCATCAACCCCGCTGCGTACGCCCACACCTCGGTCGCGCTGCACGACGCCGTCGAGGCGCTCAGCGTCCCCGTCGTCGAGGTGCACCTGTCGAACACGTGGAAGCGCGAGCCGTTCCGGCACGTCGACCACGTCGCCACCGCCGCCACCGCGGTGATCGCCGGTGCGGGTGCGGACGGGTACCGCCTGGCCGTCGCACACGTCGCCACGCTGCTGCGCGGCTGACCCGGTCCGCCCCGTTCCGTCCCGGGAGGCCCGTCAGAAGTCCGCGGGCCGCCGCACGTCCTCGATGCCCGCCGCCACGAACCCGCCGCGGATGATGGGCAGCGCCCGATGGACCGCCTGGTCGATCCGCAGCTCGAGGTCGACGCTGGAGATGTCGTACCCGCCGGCCCGCTTCGTGAAGTCGCGCTCGTTCCCGAACACCGCGAGCGGGAGCGTCGTCGACTGGAAGAACCCGAACAGCGGGCGCATCTGGTGCTCGACGAGGAGCGCGTGCCGGTCGCTGCCCCCGGTCGCGGTGAGCAGGACCGGGGTGTCGACGAGGTCGTACTGGCCGACCCAGTCGAAGAAGAGCTTGAACGCACCCGAGTAGGCGGCCCGGAACGCCGGACTCCCCACGACCAGGACGTCCGCCGCCTCGACCGCTGCGAGTGCGGCCTGCGTCGCCGCGGACATCTGCTCCCGCCCGGCCGCGGCGCCGAGGTCGGCCAGGAGCGGCCCGATCTCGACCGTCACGGCGTCGGCGTCCGGCAGTTCGGCCGCCAGACGCTGCACCGTCGCCCCGACCAGCGTCGAGGTCCGGGACGGGTCCGAGGGGCTGCCACTGACTCCGACGACGAGGGTTCCGCTCATGCGCTCGATGCTCACACGCGCGTCCCGAGACCGGTCGCGATGTGACGACATGTGTCGCTCCCAACCGGTCGGCGTACCGTCCGGCGCATGCAGACCTTCCTGCCGTACGCCGACTTCCGCGCCTCCGCCGAGGTGCTCGACGACAAGCGCCTCGGGAAGCAACGGGTCGAGACGCTGCAGGTCATGCGGGCCCTGACGCTGCCGGACTACGGCTGGCAGCACCACCCCGTGACGGCGATGTGGCGCGGCTTCCGGCCCGCACTGATGGCCTACCAGGACGCGACGTGCCGGGTCTGGCTCGAACGGGGCCACGCGGACACCTGCCTCGAGAAGACCCTCGCCGACCTGGCCCTCGTCCCCGAGGACCTGGTGGCGTACGAGCGCGGCGACTACGAGGTCCCGTCCTGGAACACCGACGAGCGGGTGCACCTGTCGCACCGGTCGAAGCTCGTGCAGAAGGCGCCCGAGCACTACCGTCCGCTGTTCCCCGACGTGCCGGACGACCTCGAGTACCACTGGCCCGGCACGGTGGAGCACCGAGCTTCGGCCTGACGAGCCCGAGCCCGCCGCGGATCTCAGGGGAACGGGAGCGATCGTTCAGGGGTCGATCGTCCCGGATCCGCAGCGGGCCCGGTCGTTCCGGGACGGCACGGCAGGGACCGGCGCCCCGGCCGGACGCGCATCAGGGGGTGCGTCCGGTCCGGCGCACCGCCGCGGACGGCGGTGCAGGACTCATGGCGTCAGGGGTGGAGTCGACCCTCCCGGTACCGGTCGGACTCCGTCGGTGCCGGCATCGACCGCGCGACCCGGGCGAGGTGCGCGGGCAACAGGGCGCTCGCGAGCGTGGCGAGGGCACCGACGACCGCGACGACCCCGAGGGGCACCGCGTCGAGGCCGTGCCCGGCACCGACGGCGAGCGCGAGGACGGTGGCCGGCGCGGGCAGGAGCTGCACCGCGCGGAAGCGGTCGTCCTGCGTCACCGGTCGGGTCGTCGCGTTCGCCATGTCCCCACTCTGTCCGACACCGCCTGTCCGCAGAAGGGGGGACACGGCCCCAGACCTGGAGTAGAACGTCTAGTACACCCACTCATGCGAGGGCGCGCACCGTTGCCACGGCCGTCACGACGGCGTCGACGACCTGGTCGGCGTCGTCGCCGGAGAGCGTCTCGTCGAAGGTGAGGCGGACGGCCGAGCGGGCCACGTCCTCCGGGAGGCCCAGCGCCGTGAGCACGTGCGAGGCCTCGGTGCTCCCCGCGGCACAGGCGCTCCCCGACGACGAGACGACGTCACGCCGTTCGAGCTCGAGCAGCACCGTCTCGCCGTGCACGCCGGGGAAGCAGAACGAGGCGTGGCCGGGCAGGCGACGGTCGCGCGACCCGGTGAGCACGGCTCCCGGGACCCGGGCGAGCACGCCGGCGACGACGATCTCGCGGACCGCGGTGGCCTGCGCAGCGGCGGCGTCGCGCCCCGCGAGGAGGCTCCCCCAGGCCGCAGCCAGGCCCACGGCCCCCGCGACGTCCTCGGTCCCCGAGCGCCGGCCGCGTTCCTGCCCACCACCGTGCAGCAGGGGTTCGAGCGCGACCCCGGCCCGGACCGCGAGCGCGCCGGTCCCCTTCGTCGCGCCGAGCTTGTGTCCCGAGACGGACACCGCGTCGACCCCGAGCACGTCGAGCCCGACCGGCGACCACGGTGCGGACTGCACGGCGTCGGTGTGGAAGCGCGCCCCGACGGCGTGGGCGACCTCGGCGAGCGCCCGGACGTCCTGCACCGTGCCGATCTCGTTGTCGGCGTGCGCGACCGAGACGAGTGTCGTGTCCGGCCGGAGGGCGGCGCGCAGGGCCTCGGGTGTGACGGTGCCGTCCGGCGTGACCGGCAGCACCGTGAGGGAGAAGCCGTGGTGCCGTTCGAGGTACCGGCAGCTCGCGAGGACGGCATCGTGCTCGATCGCACTCGTCACGACGTGCCGTCCGCGGGGCGCGGCGAGCGCGATGCCCTTGACCGCCGTGTTGGCCCCCTCGGTGCCGCCGCTCGTGAAGACGACCTCGCCCGGGCGAGCGCCGAGGGCCCCGGCGACGACCGACCGCGCGGCTGCGAGACCGCGTGCCGCGGCGTCACCGACCTCGTGCGTGGACGAGGGGTTGCCGAAGGTCCCCGTCAGGTAGGGCCACATCGCCTCGAGGACCTCGCGGCGGACCGGCGTCGTCGCGGCACGGTCGAGGTAGAACACGGCGTCAGACCGGACGGACGTCGACGTCGAGCCCGAGGTCGAGCGCCCGCGCCGAGTGGGTGAGGGCGCCGACGGACACGATGTCGACCCCCGTGGCGGCGATCGCGGCCACCGTGTCGAGCGAGACCCCGCCCGAGGCCTCGACGAGCGCCCGGCCCGCCACGAGGGCCACGCCCTCCTCGAGCATCGGGACCGTGAAGTTGTCGAGCATGACGGTGTCGACACCCGCGCCGACGACGGGTTCGATCTGGTCGATCCGGTCCACCTCGACCTCGAGGTGCACCGTGTGACCGAGGCGCTGCCGGGCGGTCCGGATCGCGTCCCCGATGCCCACGCCCTCGGCGAGGAGCACCGCGAGGTGGTTGTCCTTCGCGAGCACCGCGTCGGACAGTGACGTCCGGTGGTTGTGGCCGCCGCCGCAGCGCACCGCGTGCCGTTCGAGGGCACGGAGGCCGGGCGTGGTCTTCCGGGTGTCGACGATCCGGGCGCCGGTGCCGGCGACGGCGGCGACGTACCGGGCGGTGAGGGTCGCGATGCCCGACATCCGCTGCACGAGGTTGAGCGCGACCCGCTCGGCGCGGAGCACGGACCGCGCCGAGCCGGTGACGCTCGCGATGACGTCGCCCGCGGCGAACACCGCGCCGTCCCGGAGCGCCACGGACACGACGAGCCCGGGATCGACGGCGTGCATCACGGCCACGAAGACCTCGCCGCCGGCGAGCACCCCCGGCTCCCGTGCCGCGAGGGTCGCGGTGGCGGTCGCCGCGGCGGGGATGAGCGTCTCGCTCGTGACGTCGCCCCAGGGCGCGTCCTCCTCGAGCGCGGTCTCGATCACCCGCCGGAGCACGTGCGGCGGGACGGTCCCCGGGTCGAGGACGGCGGGCCCGGCAGCGCCGGTGACGTCCGCGCCGGTGGTGGTTCGAGTGGTCATGCGAGTGCCTCCTGCAGGACGGCGGACGGGGCGCCGAGGGGGTCGGCCGGTCGGGAACGCACCCAGGCGGTCGTCGCCGGCGCGGACGGGTCGGTGTCGGGGTGGTCGGTCCGGGCGTGGGCACCGCGGGACTCGGTCCGGGCGTCGGCGGCGAGCACGGTGACGCGTGCCAGGTCGAGCAGCGCCCGGTCCTCGGCAGCGCGGACGGTCGCCGGTGCCGGGGTCGACGGTGCGTCGAGCGCGCGCCTGGCCGCGGCGAGTCCGTCGGCGTCGCGGAGCAGCCCGACGTGCTCGGTCATGACGGACTGGACCACGGGGCGGACGACGGTGTCAGGGCGGAGCCGGTCCGGGCCTCCCGGCCGGTCCCGGTCCGCCCCGCGCACGTCGTCGGTCGGACGGGAGGCGCGCCCGACGTCCGCCACGCCGGTCACCACCGTGGGCACGAGCGCCGCGTCCCCCCGCAACCGGAGCGTGCCGGGCCGCGCGGAACCGAGCGCGTCGGCGGCGCGGACGGCGAACACGAGGCCCTCGAGCAGCGAGTTCGAGGCGAGACGGTTCGCGCCGTGCACGCCGGTGCAGGCCACCTCGCCGACCGCGGACAGCCCGGGCAGGCTCGTCCGTCCTTCGGTGTCGGTCACGACGCCGCCCATCGCGTAGTGCGCTGCGGGGGCGACGGGGACGCCCTCCCGCGTCCAGTCGACACCCGCCGCCCGGGTCGCCCGGGTGAGGCCGGGGAACCGGCCGAGCAGGAAGGCGGGGTCGAGACCGGTGGCGTCGAGGAGCACGGGTCGGCCGCCCTGGTCGCGCATCGCGGCCGCGATCCCCCGCGCGACGACGTCCCGCGGGGCGAGCTCGGCGTCCGGGTGCACGTCACGCATGAAGCGGTGCCCGCGCTCGTCCCGCAGGACGGCACCCTCGCCGCGGACCGCCTCGGAGACGAGCCCGCCGCCGGGCACGGCCAGACGGGTCGGGTGGAACTGGACGAACTCGAGGTCGGCGAGCACCGCACCGGCACGCCAGGCCGCGGCCGCCCCGTCCCCGGTCGCGACGAGCGGGTTGGTGGTCTCGCGGTACAGGTGCCCGGCTCCCCCGGAGGCGAGCAGCACCGCGTCCGCGTCGATCCGGCGCGGTTCGCCGAGCAGGTCGAGGACGTCGACGCCGACGACCTGGCCGTGTCGCACGACGAGGTCGGTCAGGCAGGTCCGTTCCAGGATGGTGACGTGCCGACGGTGGAGGGCGGCGACGAGCGTCCGCTCCACCGCGGCCCCGGTCGCGTCCCCGTCCGCGTGCAGGACCCGCCAGCGGCCGTGCGCGGCCTCCCGCCCCCGGGCGAGGTCGTCGCCGTACCGGTCGAGTGCGGCAGCGTCCCCGGTGCGGTCGAACGGCACCCCGAGGGCGAGGAGGTCGCGCACCCGCGCCGGGCCGTCGGTGCAGAGGACGTCGACGGCCCGGGCGTCCGCGGTGCCCGCGGCCGCGACGTGCGTGTCATGCTGGTGGAGGGCTGCGGTGTCGTCCGCGCCGAGCGCCACCGCGATGCCGCCCTGGGCACACGCGGTGGCGCCGTCGGTCAGGGCGCCCTTCGTGACGAGGGTGACGTCGTGCACGGTGCTCGCGCGGATCGCGGCGGTCAGGCCGGCGATGCCCGACCCGACGACGACGACGTGCATCAGGCCCGGGTCCCCAGCGGACGGGGCTTCGCGGCGAGCATGCGTTCGAGCGCGACCTTCGCGTCGACCTGGACGTCGGCGGGGACCACGATCTCGTTGAGCACGACACCATCGACGAGCGCCTCGAGCACCCACGCCAGGTAGCCGGGGTGGATGCGGTACATGGTCGAGCACGGGCACACGACGGGGTCGAGGCACGTGATGGTGTGCTGCGGGTACTCGGCCGCGAGCCGGTTGACCATGTTGATCTCGGTGCCGATGGCGAACGACGTCGGCTCGGTGGCCGCGGCGACCGTCTTCCGGATGAGGTCGGTGCTGCCGGCGACGTCGGCGGCGTCCACCACGGCCATCGGGCACTCCGGGTGCACGATCACCCGGACGTCCGGGTCGTCGCGCCGGGCCTGCTCGATCTGCTCGACCGTGAACCGGCGGTGCACCGAGCAGAAACCGTGCCACAGGACGACCTGGGCGTCGAGCAACTCGGCGGCGGTGTTGCCGCCACCGGCGAGCCGCGGGTTCCACATCGGCATCCGGTCGGTGCTGATCCCCATCGCCTTCGCGGTGTTCCGACCGAGGTGCTGGTCCGGGAAGAACAGCACGCGCTGCCCCCGCTCGAACGCCCACTCGAGCACCGTCGCCGCGTTCGAGGACGTGCAGACGATGCCGCCGTTCCGACCGCAGAACGCCTTGAGGTCGGCAGCGGAGTTCATGTACGTGACCGGGACGACCGGGACGCGGCCGTCGGCGTCCGGCTCCGAGCCGTACAGCGCCGTCAGCTCGGCCCAGGCCGCCTCGACGCTGTCGATGTCGGCCATGTCCGCCATCGAGCACCCGGCAGCCAGGTTCGGCAGGATGACGCGCTGGTCGTCCCGCGCCAGGACGTCCGCCGTCTCCGCCATGAAGTGCACGCCGCAGAACACGATGGCCTCGGCGTCCGGCCTGGTCAGGGCGGCGTTCGCGAGCTGGAACGAGTCGCCGAGGAAGTCCGCGTGCCGCACCACCTCGTCCCGCTGGTAGAAGTGCCCGAGGACGACCACGCGGTCCCCGAGGCTGGCCTTCGCCCGCTCGATGCGCTCGTGCAGCTCGTCGTCGGGAGCGTTCCGGTACTCGTCCGGCAGGACGCCCTGCCGCGGCGCCGAGGTCGGGATGACGTCGGACATCGACGAGCCGGGGCCGTACCCGGGGACGGCGTCGAAGTCCCAGGTGGGAGCGGCGAGGTCGGGCGTGCAGGTGGTGCCGGCCGCCCGGCCGTTCGAGATCAGTTCGATGGTGGTCGCGATGGACACGGTCACGTCCCCGTTCAGTGCGCGGTGGTGGGAGGGGTGGGGTCCGCGGAGGTCCGCGGGGTCGTCAGCGGGCCGTTGTCCGCGTACGACAGGTCGGGGTTCGAGCGGTACAACCGGGCCGGCCGGTGCCGACCGCCGCTCGTGGTCTCGTCGGTCGGCAGGACCGCGTCGCCCTGCGCGACCTGCCGCCGGAAGTTCGCCGGGTCGAGTGTCCGACCGAGCACGGCCTCGTAGACCCCGCGGAGCTCGGCGAGGGTGAACCGGTCACCGAGGAACGCCTGTGCGATCCGGGAGTACGACATCTTGTTCCGCAGCCGCCAGAGGGCGTACTCGACGATGCGGTCGTGGTCGAAGGCGAGGGGCGGGTGCTCGTCGGCCAGGAACCACCGCACGTTCCAGTCGTCCGGCACGACGCTCGCCTCGTCCGGGTGGACCAGCGCCCAGTAGACGACCGACACGACCCGGCTCGGCGAACGGCCGACGTCCCCGAACGCGTAGAGCTGCTCGAGGTAGCGCGGCTGCACGTTCGTCGTCTCACGGAGTCGTGCCGCCGCGGAGTCGTCGAGCCCCTCGTCCGGACCCACCCATCCGCCCGGGAGCGCCCACGACCCCTCGAACGGCTCGGTGACGCGGCGGACGAGCGGCATCCACAGCGCCGGGGTGCCGGTGTCGGGGTGCGGTCGGAGCGCGACG encodes the following:
- a CDS encoding cysteine desulfurase family protein, encoding MFYLDRAATTPVRREVLEAMWPYLTGTFGNPSSTHEVGDAAARGLAAARSVVAGALGARPGEVVFTSGGTEGANTAVKGIALAAPRGRHVVTSAIEHDAVLASCRYLERHHGFSLTVLPVTPDGTVTPEALRAALRPDTTLVSVAHADNEIGTVQDVRALAEVAHAVGARFHTDAVQSAPWSPVGLDVLGVDAVSVSGHKLGATKGTGALAVRAGVALEPLLHGGGQERGRRSGTEDVAGAVGLAAAWGSLLAGRDAAAAQATAVREIVVAGVLARVPGAVLTGSRDRRLPGHASFCFPGVHGETVLLELERRDVVSSSGSACAAGSTEASHVLTALGLPEDVARSAVRLTFDETLSGDDADQVVDAVVTAVATVRALA
- the nadC gene encoding carboxylating nicotinate-nucleotide diphosphorylase → MTTRTTTGADVTGAAGPAVLDPGTVPPHVLRRVIETALEEDAPWGDVTSETLIPAAATATATLAAREPGVLAGGEVFVAVMHAVDPGLVVSVALRDGAVFAAGDVIASVTGSARSVLRAERVALNLVQRMSGIATLTARYVAAVAGTGARIVDTRKTTPGLRALERHAVRCGGGHNHRTSLSDAVLAKDNHLAVLLAEGVGIGDAIRTARQRLGHTVHLEVEVDRIDQIEPVVGAGVDTVMLDNFTVPMLEEGVALVAGRALVEASGGVSLDTVAAIAATGVDIVSVGALTHSARALDLGLDVDVRPV
- a CDS encoding FAD-binding protein, translated to MHVVVVGSGIAGLTAAIRASTVHDVTLVTKGALTDGATACAQGGIAVALGADDTAALHQHDTHVAAAGTADARAVDVLCTDGPARVRDLLALGVPFDRTGDAAALDRYGDDLARGREAAHGRWRVLHADGDATGAAVERTLVAALHRRHVTILERTCLTDLVVRHGQVVGVDVLDLLGEPRRIDADAVLLASGGAGHLYRETTNPLVATGDGAAAAWRAGAVLADLEFVQFHPTRLAVPGGGLVSEAVRGEGAVLRDERGHRFMRDVHPDAELAPRDVVARGIAAAMRDQGGRPVLLDATGLDPAFLLGRFPGLTRATRAAGVDWTREGVPVAPAAHYAMGGVVTDTEGRTSLPGLSAVGEVACTGVHGANRLASNSLLEGLVFAVRAADALGSARPGTLRLRGDAALVPTVVTGVADVGRASRPTDDVRGADRDRPGGPDRLRPDTVVRPVVQSVMTEHVGLLRDADGLAAARRALDAPSTPAPATVRAAEDRALLDLARVTVLAADARTESRGAHARTDHPDTDPSAPATTAWVRSRPADPLGAPSAVLQEALA
- the nadA gene encoding quinolinate synthase NadA, translated to MTVSIATTIELISNGRAAGTTCTPDLAAPTWDFDAVPGYGPGSSMSDVIPTSAPRQGVLPDEYRNAPDDELHERIERAKASLGDRVVVLGHFYQRDEVVRHADFLGDSFQLANAALTRPDAEAIVFCGVHFMAETADVLARDDQRVILPNLAAGCSMADMADIDSVEAAWAELTALYGSEPDADGRVPVVPVTYMNSAADLKAFCGRNGGIVCTSSNAATVLEWAFERGQRVLFFPDQHLGRNTAKAMGISTDRMPMWNPRLAGGGNTAAELLDAQVVLWHGFCSVHRRFTVEQIEQARRDDPDVRVIVHPECPMAVVDAADVAGSTDLIRKTVAAATEPTSFAIGTEINMVNRLAAEYPQHTITCLDPVVCPCSTMYRIHPGYLAWVLEALVDGVVLNEIVVPADVQVDAKVALERMLAAKPRPLGTRA
- a CDS encoding NUDIX domain-containing protein — encoded protein: MTRTAAGAAVDDTGIRLAVSTVIVALRPHPDTGTPALWMPLVRRVTEPFEGSWALPGGWVGPDEGLDDSAAARLRETTNVQPRYLEQLYAFGDVGRSPSRVVSVVYWALVHPDEASVVPDDWNVRWFLADEHPPLAFDHDRIVEYALWRLRNKMSYSRIAQAFLGDRFTLAELRGVYEAVLGRTLDPANFRRQVAQGDAVLPTDETTSGGRHRPARLYRSNPDLSYADNGPLTTPRTSADPTPPTTAH